The Methanoregula boonei 6A8 genome has a window encoding:
- a CDS encoding dihydrolipoyl dehydrogenase family protein encodes MNAEYDLVIIGTGAAGVAAATAAVHLGASRVAVVERGPLWGTCVNTGCIPSKFLLTLAGYTYYRGHSHPGVRMEGRLDLGEVLAEKNTLQERLREKKRDTLFSRLGVELIEGEATFLNPHTLQAGDRKLASKRFIIATGSSPAIPPVEGIGSVPFMTSADALSPERIPATLIVIGGRALGLEFAQLYSHLGTRVTLLQRSPRILPEEEPEIADLMAGYLAGEGIGILTGVDIKRVERTGDSVAVIAGTRGEQRVISADRLLLATGRTPNSRELNCGAAGVDTRPDGAVVVDTMLQTSAPHIWAAGDVTGEPMLETAARYGGEIAASNALRELKRSYNSALLPHGIFTTPQVAGVGMTEDRAQKAGLNPVSHSIRTDSMAKFSIDGDTRGMVKIVADKRSRRILGVHLCAPLATEMIQEGVIAVTRYLTADDLAELPHVFPTATEALAVCARGLQANTGDCSK; translated from the coding sequence ATGAATGCGGAATATGATCTCGTTATTATCGGGACCGGTGCGGCCGGGGTAGCAGCGGCTACTGCTGCTGTACATCTCGGTGCTTCCCGCGTTGCAGTTGTCGAGCGGGGCCCGCTCTGGGGCACCTGTGTCAATACCGGCTGTATCCCAAGCAAGTTCCTTCTCACCCTGGCGGGTTATACCTACTACCGGGGACACAGTCATCCCGGGGTCCGCATGGAGGGCCGGCTCGATCTCGGAGAGGTGCTCGCGGAAAAAAATACGCTCCAGGAGCGCCTGAGGGAAAAGAAGCGTGATACTCTCTTTAGTCGGCTTGGCGTTGAACTTATCGAAGGGGAAGCGACATTTCTCAACCCCCATACACTGCAGGCCGGCGACAGGAAACTTGCATCCAAACGCTTTATCATCGCAACCGGTTCCTCTCCCGCGATCCCGCCGGTGGAGGGGATCGGATCGGTTCCTTTCATGACAAGCGCAGACGCACTCAGCCCGGAGCGCATTCCCGCTACGCTTATTGTCATCGGAGGAAGAGCGCTTGGTCTCGAATTTGCCCAGCTCTATTCCCACCTTGGGACCCGGGTCACCCTTCTCCAGAGAAGCCCGAGGATCCTCCCGGAGGAAGAACCGGAGATTGCAGACCTTATGGCCGGTTATCTTGCCGGGGAGGGCATTGGGATCCTGACCGGGGTTGATATAAAGCGTGTCGAACGGACGGGGGATTCTGTTGCGGTCATTGCAGGTACCAGAGGAGAACAGCGGGTTATTTCCGCGGATCGTCTTCTTCTTGCAACCGGACGGACGCCAAACAGCCGGGAACTCAATTGCGGTGCTGCAGGAGTAGACACCAGGCCCGATGGGGCGGTCGTTGTGGATACCATGCTTCAGACTTCGGCCCCGCATATCTGGGCAGCCGGCGATGTGACGGGTGAACCGATGCTTGAAACGGCGGCAAGATATGGCGGTGAAATTGCTGCATCCAATGCCCTCCGGGAACTGAAACGATCGTACAACAGCGCCCTTCTTCCCCATGGGATCTTCACAACGCCACAGGTGGCAGGGGTGGGGATGACAGAAGACAGGGCCCAAAAGGCCGGCCTGAACCCGGTATCGCACAGCATCCGGACTGATTCGATGGCAAAATTCTCGATCGATGGGGACACCCGGGGCATGGTAAAGATTGTTGCCGACAAAAGAAGCAGGCGGATACTTGGAGTTCACCTATGTGCCCCGCTTGCCACCGAGATGATCCAGGAAGGAGTCATTGCGGTCACAAGATACCTTACTGCAGACGATCTTGCCGAACTGCCGCATGTCTTTCCTACAGCAACAGAAGCCCTTGCGGTCTGTGCCCGCGGCCTGCAGGCAAATACCGGGGATTGTTCCAAATGA